CCGGTGCGAGGCGCCAGTCTACTCCGGCCCGATCGAGGCGCACGCGGGGCAGCCGCCCGGAGGTTCCGGCATAATCCGTGCGGCGCGGCGGCCGCCGCGCCGGGAGACGAGCGATGCGGGTGCGCAAGGCGGTCTTCCCCGCGGCCGGCCTCGGCACGCGATTCCTGCCGGCGACGAAGTCGATGCCGAAGGAGATGCTCCCGGTCGTCGACAAGCCGCTCATCCAGTTCGCCGTCGAGGAAGCGATCGCCTCGGACATCGAGGACGTGATCATCGTCACCGGGCGCGGCAAGCGCGCCATCGAGGACTACTTCGACCGCTCCTTCGAGCTGGAGGCGGTGCTGGAGGCCCGGGGACAGGAGCGCGAGCTGGCGACGGTGCGCCGCATCGCGGACCTGTGCCGCTTCGCCTACGTGCGGCAAAAGCAGATCCTCGGCCTCGGGCACGCCGTGCTGTGCACGCGAAGCCTCGTGGGAGAAGAGCCTTTTGCCGTGTTCCTGGCCGACGACCTCGTCCTCGCCGACGTCCCGCCGATCCAGCAGCTCCTCCACGTCTTCCGGACCACCGGCCATCCCGTGCTCGCCGTGCAGCGCGTGCCGCGCGACCGGGTCGGGGCCTACGGCGTGATCGCGCCGCGCCGCTCCGACGGCCGCGTCCACGAGGTGGCCGACCTCGTCGAAAAGCCTCGCCCCGGCCACGAACCGTCCGATCTGGCCATCGTCGGGCGGTACATCCTGACCCCTCGCATCTTCCCCGTCCTGGCCCGGACGCCCCCGGGGGCGCGGGGGGAGATCCAGCTCACCGACGCCCTGAGAGAGCTGGCCCGCGAGAACGCCCTCATGGCGGTCGAGATCGAGGGCCGCCGTTTCGATGCCGGCACGAGGCTCGGACTCGTCCAGGCGACCGTCCAGCTGGCGCTGGAGCGTGAGGACCTCGGGCCGAGGCTCGCGGAGTGGCTCGCGAGCCTGGACTTGGACCGCGGGGGGCGGGGAGGATCGTAGGCGATGGACCGGCTCGTCATCGACGGCGGTCACGCTCTCGACGGTGCCGTGCGTATCTCCGGCGCCAAGAACGCCGCCCTTCCCGCGCTGAGCGCCACGCTGCTGACCTCCGGAGAGGTGCGGCTGGACAACGTGCCGGACGTGCGGGACGTGTCGACGATGATCGAGCTGCTCGGGACCCTCGGCGTCCGGGCGGAGCGTCTGGGGCGCCACCGCTGGGCTCTGTCCGCCCCGGAACTCGTCTCGGCCGAGGCGCCGTGGGATCTCGTCCGCCGGATGCGCGCCTCGGTGCTCGTCCTCGGGCCTCTCCTGGCGCGGCACGGGCGGGCCCGGGTCTCCCTGCCGGGGGGCTGCGCCATCGGGGCCCGCCCGATCGACCGCCACCTCGCCGGGCTCGAGCGGATGGGAGCGGAGATCAGGCTCGAGCACGGCTACATCGAGGCTCGGGCCGACCGGCTGCAAGGTGCCGAGATCACCTTCGAGGACGTGACGGTCACCGGCACGGAAAACCTGATGATGGCGGCTTGCCTCGCGCGCGGCACGACCGTCTTGCGCAACGCGGCGCGGGAGCCGGAGGTCGAGGACCTGGCGAGCCTTCTGATCGCGATGGGCGCGCGCATCGAGGGGCACGGCACCCGGACGATCACGATCGAGGGGGTGGAGGAGCTCCACGGAGCCGAGCACCGGATCATTCCCGACCGGATCGAGGCGGGCACCTACCTGGTCGCGGCGGCGATCACCGGCGGCCGGGTCACCCTCGAGGCGGTCGATCCGGGGCACCTCGGCGTGGTGCTCGAACGTCTCGAGCGGGTCGGGCTGGGACTCGAATGCGGGCGCGACTGGATCCGAGCGCAGCGGGCCGGAGCTCTGCGGGCGCACGACATGGTCACCGAGCCCTATCCCGGATTCCCGACCGACCTGCAGGCCCAGTACATGGTCCTGATGACGCAGGCGGGGGGGCTCTCGCGAATCAGCGAACAGATCTTCGAGGCGCGCTTCATGCACGTGCCCGAGCTGCTGCGCATGGGGGCCTCGATCGAACTGTCGGGCCACACCGCGGCCGTCGAGGGACCGACGCCGCTGACCGGGGCCGAGGTGACGGCCTCGGACCTCCGCGCGTCGGCGTGCCTGGTGCTGGCGGGCCTCGCGGCCCGCGGCCGTACCGTCGTGCACCGCGTGTACCACCTCGACCGCGGTTACGAGGCGATCGAGGAGAAGCTCGGCCGGCTCGGCGCCAGGATCGAACGAGTCCGGTAGTCCCTTCCGAGGGTGACCCCTCGGGGCTGGGAAACGCTCGCAACCCTTTGAAAAAGAAGGACTTGACCGGGATGCCGCCTCTCGGAGGCCGCCCGGCGAACGCAACAGGGGAGCGGCCGACCCGTCCGACAGGATCGTGCACCTTCGGGGACGCACCCCCGAGCGGAGGCGCTGCCCCGCACCGCGGCCGGCGCTCCCCGGTCCGACGGATTCGTCGGGGGGCACGCGGACGCGGGCGGTGGAGAGCCGATCCCCGGCGCTCGGGGGTCTCGAGCCGAAGTCCGGAAACGAAGCGGGGCCCCGGCGGGGCCCCGATTCGCTTTCCGGACCCGCCCCGGCGGGCGGGCGGCGCGCCTCCGGCTAGCGCACGGAGAGCATCGCCGAGCCCATGGAAAAGTGCATCGAGGCGCAGTCGAACGAGAGTTCGGGCATCTCGATCAGCAGCGTCACCTGCTCTCCATCGGAGACCAGGAACGGCGCCGCCGTGCAGACGTCACCGGAGGCGTTCGCCGGCATCGGAGCCGGCATCCCGCACGCCTCGACGCTGGCGATCTCCCAGCTGATGCAGTCGTACTCGCCCTCCGGCACGGGCACGCCCTCGAGCAGCGTCACCGGATCGGCGGCGGCGGCCATCAGGTCCACCGGCTGCTCGGGATCGACCGGCACCTCGACCACCTGCATCGGATCCAGGTGGTTGTAGAGGGTGAGCGAGTTGAACCCGACCAGGAGGCTCCCCCCGTTCGCGGCCGGGGCCGTCGCTGCCTGGACGGTCGGGGACGCGGTGGAGAGCTGGACGGTCACCGCGCCGTAGCCGCTCCCCGGCAGCACCTGCTGATCCGATCCTCCGGTGGGGCCGAGCTCTCCCCCGGCGGGTTCGACCGCCGAGTTGCAGGCGGCTCCGAGCAGGGCCGCCAAGACGATCGTTGCGAGCAACAACCCGTTGCGCATGGTTCCTCTCCCCGGGAAATCCTGCTGTCCGGCCTGCGGCGGCGGCGCGCCGCCGGGCAGGAATGCGCCGCCTCCTCGCGCCCCGGAACGGGGCGCCGGTCGATAGAATGCCACAGACCGGCGCCCGGGCGCGAGCCCGGGCGGGGAGAGAAGTCATGGCCGAATCCGACTGCCTGTTCTGCAAGATCGTCTCGGGCGCCGTCGACGCGAAGAAGGTCCACGAGGATCCCCTCTGCGTCGCCTTCGAGGACATCAATCCGCAGGCGCCCGTGCACGTCCTGATCGTGCCGAAAAAGCACGTGGCCACCTTGAACGACCTCCTCCCGGAGGACGAGCCGATGGCCGGCCACCTCCTCACGGTCGCCGCCCGGATCGCCAAGGAGCGGGGCGTCGACGGCCCGGGTTACCGGACGGTCGTCAACTGCAACGCCGGGGCCGGTCAGTCCGTCTTCCACCTCCACGTCCACCTGCTCGGAGGCCGGAGCTTCGGCTGGCCGCCGGGCTAGCCGGCCCCCTGCCCGGGCCCCGCGGGGGCGCCACCGGCCGGCCCGAGGCGCGCCCCGGTCGCCCGGGCCCGGCTCCGGACGGGCGGGGCCGGTGCGCC
This portion of the Acidobacteriota bacterium genome encodes:
- the galU gene encoding UTP--glucose-1-phosphate uridylyltransferase, giving the protein MRVRKAVFPAAGLGTRFLPATKSMPKEMLPVVDKPLIQFAVEEAIASDIEDVIIVTGRGKRAIEDYFDRSFELEAVLEARGQERELATVRRIADLCRFAYVRQKQILGLGHAVLCTRSLVGEEPFAVFLADDLVLADVPPIQQLLHVFRTTGHPVLAVQRVPRDRVGAYGVIAPRRSDGRVHEVADLVEKPRPGHEPSDLAIVGRYILTPRIFPVLARTPPGARGEIQLTDALRELARENALMAVEIEGRRFDAGTRLGLVQATVQLALEREDLGPRLAEWLASLDLDRGGRGGS
- the murA gene encoding UDP-N-acetylglucosamine 1-carboxyvinyltransferase, which codes for MDRLVIDGGHALDGAVRISGAKNAALPALSATLLTSGEVRLDNVPDVRDVSTMIELLGTLGVRAERLGRHRWALSAPELVSAEAPWDLVRRMRASVLVLGPLLARHGRARVSLPGGCAIGARPIDRHLAGLERMGAEIRLEHGYIEARADRLQGAEITFEDVTVTGTENLMMAACLARGTTVLRNAAREPEVEDLASLLIAMGARIEGHGTRTITIEGVEELHGAEHRIIPDRIEAGTYLVAAAITGGRVTLEAVDPGHLGVVLERLERVGLGLECGRDWIRAQRAGALRAHDMVTEPYPGFPTDLQAQYMVLMTQAGGLSRISEQIFEARFMHVPELLRMGASIELSGHTAAVEGPTPLTGAEVTASDLRASACLVLAGLAARGRTVVHRVYHLDRGYEAIEEKLGRLGARIERVR
- a CDS encoding histidine triad nucleotide-binding protein: MAESDCLFCKIVSGAVDAKKVHEDPLCVAFEDINPQAPVHVLIVPKKHVATLNDLLPEDEPMAGHLLTVAARIAKERGVDGPGYRTVVNCNAGAGQSVFHLHVHLLGGRSFGWPPG